Proteins from one Pontibacter korlensis genomic window:
- a CDS encoding ankyrin repeat domain-containing protein: MTFHSTRPEDLLLDAARKGDVEYLKQIIATGVDIDTQDGRGFTPLILAAYNEHLEAVRVLLEAKADVNAQDAGGNTALMGVCFKGYEDIARLLISKGADLNLQTGNGGTALMYASLFGRNKLVKLLLESGADTTLQDMRGLTAYDLAIQQGNEEALELFNQHTS, from the coding sequence ATGACATTTCACTCAACCCGCCCAGAAGATCTGCTATTAGACGCCGCCCGCAAAGGAGATGTAGAATACCTGAAGCAAATAATAGCAACCGGTGTAGATATTGATACGCAAGATGGCAGAGGTTTTACACCTTTAATTTTAGCAGCATATAATGAGCACCTGGAGGCAGTACGTGTACTACTGGAGGCTAAAGCCGATGTAAATGCTCAGGATGCAGGGGGTAACACAGCGTTGATGGGAGTTTGTTTCAAAGGATACGAAGACATTGCCCGACTACTGATCTCTAAAGGGGCAGACCTTAACCTGCAAACAGGCAACGGAGGCACAGCACTCATGTATGCTTCCCTGTTTGGCAGAAACAAACTTGTTAAACTGCTGCTGGAGAGTGGTGCCGACACAACCTTGCAGGATATGCGCGGATTAACCGCTTATGACCTGGCCATACAGCAGGGTAACGAAGAGGCACTGGAGCTGTTTAACCAGCATACATCCTAA
- a CDS encoding oxygenase MpaB family protein → MTYFVRKESVVREIWGKSDTILFIFAGASAEFALNKAVDWLYYTGRLPADPLGRLFSTVGYARKIVFSEESAAHKAIDTMAAIHAGVEASRGKAIPDWAYRDVLYMLIDYSIRSYELLERKLSVEEQGEVFEVFIRVGRRMGIVGLPDTYEEWQLARAEHLEQNLVESKYTADLYKQYRKHLGSIRYWLLLQAQVLVVPERVRKLLGLWRLPVLKPVLRGYKLSRKLRAEWLLKAIILPPAYKSEIRELDASPA, encoded by the coding sequence ATGACATACTTTGTGCGAAAAGAGTCGGTGGTGCGCGAAATCTGGGGAAAGAGCGACACCATCCTGTTTATATTTGCTGGTGCCTCTGCTGAGTTTGCCCTCAACAAAGCAGTGGACTGGCTATACTATACCGGCCGCCTTCCTGCCGACCCCCTTGGCAGGTTGTTCTCTACAGTAGGCTATGCCCGAAAAATAGTTTTCTCAGAAGAATCAGCTGCCCATAAGGCTATAGACACAATGGCAGCCATACATGCCGGAGTGGAGGCTAGTCGTGGTAAAGCCATACCAGACTGGGCTTACCGCGATGTGCTCTACATGCTCATCGACTATTCCATCCGGTCTTATGAGTTACTGGAGCGAAAGCTATCTGTGGAGGAGCAGGGGGAAGTGTTTGAGGTATTCATCCGGGTTGGCAGGCGCATGGGCATTGTTGGCTTGCCGGATACGTATGAGGAGTGGCAGCTGGCACGTGCAGAGCACCTGGAGCAAAACCTGGTAGAGAGCAAGTATACTGCTGACCTTTACAAGCAATACAGGAAGCACCTGGGCAGCATACGATACTGGCTGCTGTTACAGGCGCAGGTATTAGTTGTGCCGGAGCGTGTTCGGAAGCTGCTAGGGTTATGGCGTTTGCCTGTTTTAAAGCCGGTATTAAGGGGCTATAAGCTTAGCCGTAAGCTTCGTGCCGAGTGGCTGCTGAAAGCAATCATACTTCCTCCAGCTTATAAATCAGAGATACGGGAACTGGATGCATCGCCTGCTTAA
- a CDS encoding alpha/beta hydrolase: protein MEILVANQATRLYTVTYPNKGKETVILLHGGPGVPDGLDPVAEYLSRYFQVITFHQRGTLNSPCYSNEYSMDRYLSDIDSIAERFDLEKFHLLGHSWGGLYAQIYAYQNPHRLLSMFLCSPASGTGKQWREMTMEVTRFNKRKTTQGEWFAMLKNAALGLLGSDAGYERFYTQFCLNCNKGYQVENPVPLMIDRISAKPINRTNFAILRHSELEMLPDQGFRITVTYSDDDIYGDSTKYVKERYPYAHFITIPNSSHFPWLHNEGYFYSVLAGHYGVNSSTF, encoded by the coding sequence ATGGAGATCTTAGTCGCAAACCAGGCCACTCGTTTATATACCGTCACTTACCCAAACAAAGGCAAGGAAACAGTTATCCTGCTCCACGGTGGGCCCGGTGTGCCAGACGGTTTGGATCCGGTGGCAGAATACTTGAGCCGTTACTTTCAGGTAATTACCTTTCACCAGCGCGGTACGCTTAACTCCCCCTGCTACTCTAACGAGTACTCCATGGATCGTTACCTCTCTGATATAGACAGCATAGCTGAAAGGTTCGACCTGGAGAAGTTCCACCTGCTGGGACACTCCTGGGGTGGCCTGTACGCACAAATCTACGCTTACCAAAACCCGCACAGGCTGCTGAGCATGTTCCTCTGTAGTCCTGCCTCTGGCACTGGCAAGCAGTGGCGAGAAATGACGATGGAGGTCACGCGGTTTAACAAGAGGAAAACCACACAGGGGGAATGGTTTGCAATGCTTAAAAATGCGGCACTTGGCTTATTAGGTAGCGACGCAGGCTATGAAAGATTTTATACCCAGTTCTGCCTTAACTGCAACAAAGGCTATCAGGTAGAAAACCCCGTCCCTCTCATGATAGACCGTATCAGTGCTAAGCCGATTAACCGTACAAACTTCGCCATACTTCGCCACTCAGAACTTGAGATGCTGCCAGACCAGGGGTTCAGAATAACAGTTACCTACAGTGACGATGATATTTATGGCGACAGCACGAAGTATGTGAAAGAAAGGTACCCTTACGCCCATTTTATCACCATCCCAAACAGCAGTCATTTTCCCTGGCTGCATAACGAAGGGTACTTTTACAGCGTGTTGGCTGGCCACTACGGCGTGAATAGCTCCACATTTTAG
- the glgX gene encoding glycogen debranching protein GlgX produces the protein MTIESYPGHPYPLGATWDGEGVNFALFSENATAVELCLFNSSDDDEEFAKIKMTERTHQIWHAYLPGIKPGQLYGYRVHGPYEPQNGQRFNPNKLLLDPYAKAISRTIEWHDSLFGYELGHPDEDLSFSETDSARYIPKSVVVDPRFNWENDKRPDIPYHRTIIYETHVKGFTKLHPDIPEEIRGTYAAIGHPVTINYLKELGITAIELMPVHHFINDRHLVEKGLSNYWGYNTIGYFAPDVRYSSSGTHGEQVVEFKEMVKALHKAGIEVILDVVYNHTAEGNHMGPTLSFRGIDNAAYYRLTEDKRFYMDYTGTGNTLNANLPNVLRLIMDSLRYWILEMHVDGFRFDLASTLARELHEVDRLSAFFDIIHQDPVISQVKLIAEPWDVGEGGYQVGEFPAGWAEWNGKYRDCIRDYWRGADSMLAEFAERFTGSSDLYKDDYRSPTASINFITAHDGFTLNDLVSYNEKHNMANGEDNNDGDSHNRSWNCGEEGPTDKKEVLELRAKQKRNFLTTLFLSQGVPMLVAGDELSRTQQGNNNAYCQDNEISWLNWQEADQDLLKFTKRLIKFAKSHPVFNRRGWFKGKPIKGITIKDIAWFLPEGREMSEENWNHDFAKSLAVYLNGRGLHAKGPKGEQVIDDNFYVIFNAHYEPLKYKLPPKKYGDSWTKVIDTAENIIDNKGEEFKSGTTVEVAARSVVVLLQPKDTQS, from the coding sequence ATGACAATAGAAAGTTATCCAGGGCATCCTTACCCTCTCGGAGCCACTTGGGATGGTGAAGGAGTTAACTTTGCACTTTTTTCAGAGAATGCCACCGCAGTGGAGCTTTGTCTCTTCAACTCTTCTGATGACGATGAAGAGTTTGCTAAAATCAAGATGACAGAGCGTACCCACCAGATTTGGCACGCTTACCTGCCAGGCATCAAGCCGGGGCAGCTTTACGGATACCGGGTACACGGCCCTTACGAACCACAGAATGGCCAGCGCTTCAACCCAAACAAGCTACTTCTAGACCCTTACGCCAAAGCCATTAGCCGTACAATTGAATGGCACGATTCGCTATTCGGCTATGAGCTAGGGCACCCGGATGAAGACCTGAGTTTTAGCGAGACAGACAGCGCCCGCTACATTCCAAAGTCAGTAGTGGTAGACCCTAGGTTTAACTGGGAGAATGATAAAAGGCCAGACATTCCTTACCACCGCACCATCATCTACGAGACACATGTAAAAGGCTTTACTAAGTTGCATCCTGATATTCCGGAGGAAATCAGAGGTACCTATGCGGCCATAGGACATCCTGTTACCATCAATTACCTGAAGGAGTTAGGTATAACCGCTATCGAGCTGATGCCGGTGCACCACTTTATTAACGACCGCCACCTGGTGGAAAAAGGACTTTCCAACTACTGGGGCTATAACACCATCGGTTACTTTGCACCAGATGTGCGCTACTCGAGCAGCGGTACGCATGGTGAGCAGGTGGTAGAGTTTAAGGAAATGGTGAAGGCACTGCATAAGGCAGGCATAGAGGTGATTCTGGATGTGGTGTACAACCACACGGCAGAAGGCAACCATATGGGGCCTACCCTTTCTTTCAGAGGTATAGACAACGCAGCCTATTACAGGCTAACAGAGGATAAGCGCTTTTACATGGACTACACCGGCACGGGTAACACGCTCAATGCCAACCTGCCAAACGTGCTGCGCCTTATCATGGACAGCCTGCGCTACTGGATTCTGGAAATGCACGTGGACGGCTTCCGTTTTGACCTGGCCTCTACACTAGCCCGTGAACTGCATGAGGTAGACCGCCTGAGTGCCTTCTTCGACATCATACACCAGGACCCGGTTATCTCGCAGGTGAAGCTGATTGCAGAGCCTTGGGATGTGGGCGAGGGTGGTTACCAGGTAGGGGAGTTCCCTGCAGGCTGGGCCGAGTGGAACGGCAAGTACCGCGACTGTATCCGCGATTACTGGCGTGGAGCTGACAGTATGTTGGCCGAGTTCGCAGAACGCTTTACAGGTAGTTCCGACCTGTATAAAGACGACTACCGTAGCCCAACGGCCAGTATCAACTTTATTACCGCTCACGATGGCTTTACACTGAACGACTTGGTTTCTTACAACGAGAAACACAACATGGCCAACGGAGAGGATAACAACGATGGTGATAGCCATAACCGCTCCTGGAACTGCGGCGAGGAAGGTCCGACAGATAAAAAGGAAGTACTCGAGCTTCGGGCAAAACAGAAGCGTAATTTCCTGACCACCTTGTTCCTGTCGCAGGGCGTGCCGATGTTAGTGGCAGGAGATGAGCTAAGCCGCACGCAGCAGGGCAATAACAACGCCTACTGCCAGGACAACGAGATCTCGTGGCTCAACTGGCAAGAGGCGGATCAGGACCTGCTTAAGTTTACCAAGCGGCTTATCAAGTTTGCCAAATCTCACCCGGTGTTTAACCGCCGTGGCTGGTTTAAGGGCAAGCCTATCAAAGGTATCACTATAAAGGACATTGCCTGGTTCTTGCCAGAAGGGCGTGAGATGTCGGAGGAAAACTGGAACCATGACTTTGCCAAATCGCTGGCTGTATACCTGAACGGTAGAGGCCTCCATGCCAAAGGGCCGAAGGGCGAGCAGGTAATCGATGACAACTTCTACGTTATCTTTAATGCACATTATGAGCCGCTCAAGTACAAGCTTCCGCCGAAGAAGTATGGCGACTCGTGGACTAAAGTGATCGATACTGCCGAGAATATTATTGACAATAAAGGTGAAGAATTCAAGTCTGGAACCACAGTTGAGGTAGCTGCCCGCTCTGTGGTGGTATTATTACAGCCTAAGGATACCCAGTCCTAA